A window of the Camelus ferus isolate YT-003-E chromosome 22, BCGSAC_Cfer_1.0, whole genome shotgun sequence genome harbors these coding sequences:
- the HOMER3 gene encoding LOW QUALITY PROTEIN: homer protein homolog 3 (The sequence of the model RefSeq protein was modified relative to this genomic sequence to represent the inferred CDS: deleted 1 base in 1 codon) has translation MSTAREQPIFSTRAHVFQIDPATKRNWIPAGKHALTVSYFYDATRNVYRIISLGGAKAIINSTVTPNMTFTKTSQKFGQWADSRANTVYGLGFASEQHLTQFAEKFQEVKEAARLAREKSQDGGELTSPALGLTTHQVPPSPLVSANGPGDEKLFRSQSADAPGPTERERLKKMLSEGSVGEVQWEAEFFALQDSNNKLAGALREANAAAAQWRQQLEAQRAEAERLRQRVAELEAQAAAEPPVVSEKEGPGQSLEQLEALVQTKDQEIQTLKSQTGGPREAPDNSEREETQQKVQDLETRNAELEHQLRATERSLEEARVERERARAEVGRAAQLLDVRLFELSELREGLARLAEGTP, from the exons ATGTCCACAGCCAG GGAGCAGCCCATCTTCAGCACACGGGCGCATGTGTTCCAGATTGACCCGGCCACCAAGAGGAACTGGATCCCCGCGGGCAAACACGCACTCACTGTCTCCTACTTCTACGATGCCACTCGCAACGTCTATCGAATCATCAGCCTTGGGGGTGCCAAG GCCATCATCAACAGCACTGTCACCCCCAACATGACCTTTACCAAAACCTCCCAGAAGTTCGGGCAATGGGCAGACAGTCGCGCCAACACTGTCTATGGCCTTGGCTTTGCTTCTGAGCAGCATCTGACCCAG TTTGCTGAGAAGTTCCAGGAAGTGAAGGAAGCAGCGAGGCTGGCTCGGGAGAAATCTCAGGATGGTGGGGAGCTCACCAGTCCAGCCCTGGGGCTCACCACCCACCAG GTGCCCCCGAGCCCCCTTGTCAGCGCCAATGGCCCCGGCGATGAGAAGCTGTTCCGCAGCCAGAGTGCAGATGCCCCTGGTCCCACCGAGCGTGAGCGGCTCAAGAAGATGCTGTCCGAGGG CTCCGTGGGCGAAGTGCAGTGGGAGGCCGAGTTCTTCGCGCTGCAGGACAGTAACAACAAGTTGGCGGGCGCCTTGCGAGAA GCCAACGCCGCCGCTGCCCAGtggaggcagcagctggaggcccAGCGTGCAGAGGCCGAGCGGCTGAGGCAGCGG GTGGCTgagctggaggcccaggctgCCGCCGAGCCACCTGTGGTCAGTGAGAAAGAGGGGCCAGGGCAGTCGCTGGAGCAGCTGGAGGCACTAGTGCAAACCAAGGACCAG GAGATCCAGACGCTGAAGAGCCAGACGGGTGGGCCCCGTGAGGCCCCAGACAACTCTGAGCGTGAGGAGACGCAGCAGAAGGTGCAG gacCTGGAGACCCGAAATGCAGAGCTGGAGCACCAGCTGCGGGCAACGGAGCGCAGCCTGGAGGAGGCACGGGTAGAGCGGGAGCGGGCCCGGGCCGAGGTGGGCCGGGCGGCGCAGCTGCTGGATGTCAGGCTGTTTGAGCTGAGCGAGCTACGGGAGGGCCTGGCCCGCCTGGCCGAGGGCACACCCTGA